From the Ignavibacteria bacterium genome, the window TGGTAGAACCATTTTAAAAGTTACGGGATTAAGGTGGTCTACTCCTTACAAGCTTCCTGTAGTGCAGCAAATGTTTTATAAGCTTTTAGAGAGTGTGTGCCATGAGTAAAACTGTAAAGATGAAAAAAGTTAAGATTAAATTTAATTTGAATGGAAAAGACACTGTTCTTTCCGTAAATCCAAATCGTAGATTGATCGATTTATTGAGAGAAGATTTGAACCTTACCGGAACAAAAGAGGGCTGTGCAATTGGAGAATGTGGAGCTTGCACCGTTATAATAGATGGAAAGACGGCAAACTCCTGTCTTGTTCTTGCCGCACAAATTAATGGTTGTAAGATTACTACGATCGAAGGAATTGCGTCAGATGGCAAGCTGCATCCGCTTCAAGAAAATTTTATGAAGCATGGTGCAATTCAATGTGGATTTTGTACACCTGGCATGGTACTCTC encodes:
- a CDS encoding 2Fe-2S iron-sulfur cluster binding domain-containing protein gives rise to the protein MKKVKIKFNLNGKDTVLSVNPNRRLIDLLREDLNLTGTKEGCAIGECGACTVIIDGKTANSCLVLAAQINGCKITTIEGIASDGKLHPLQENFMKHGAIQCGFCTPGMVLS